The Zestosphaera sp. genome includes a window with the following:
- a CDS encoding FAD/NAD(P)-binding protein — protein sequence MSRASASLIPMKTVITRVRVETENVKTYYVRLPEGVELPKPGQFNMLYVHGVGEVPISVSDVDADSRAVAHTTRFAGSVTRTFALLKEGDIVGFRGPYGVGWPIELVTNKNLVLIAGGIGLPPLRPVIREIARNRSAYGKLIILYGARTPKDLIFSYEYREYESIPDTELLLTVDVPSEEWKGNSGVVTNLVKVVNVNPDETYAFVCGPEVMMRQATQELLRKGFKTNRIYLSLERRMKCGVGLCGHCQMGPYFVCKHGPVFPLWFISKYFWVDQI from the coding sequence ATGAGTAGAGCCTCAGCGTCTCTAATTCCCATGAAGACCGTGATAACCCGTGTCAGAGTGGAGACCGAGAACGTAAAGACCTACTACGTCAGATTGCCTGAGGGGGTTGAATTACCCAAGCCAGGACAGTTCAACATGCTCTACGTCCACGGCGTTGGTGAAGTGCCTATATCTGTCAGCGACGTGGACGCTGACTCAAGGGCTGTGGCGCACACGACTAGGTTCGCAGGTTCAGTAACGCGAACCTTCGCCTTACTTAAGGAAGGCGACATAGTTGGCTTCAGGGGTCCCTATGGTGTGGGGTGGCCTATAGAACTAGTCACTAATAAAAATCTAGTCCTGATCGCAGGCGGTATCGGTCTCCCGCCTTTAAGACCTGTCATAAGAGAGATTGCCAGAAACAGGAGTGCATACGGCAAACTAATAATCCTTTATGGAGCGAGAACACCTAAAGATCTCATATTCAGCTATGAGTACAGGGAATACGAATCCATCCCAGACACAGAATTACTGCTGACCGTTGACGTCCCGAGCGAGGAGTGGAAAGGCAACTCAGGGGTGGTCACGAACCTAGTAAAGGTGGTCAACGTGAATCCTGACGAGACCTATGCCTTTGTATGTGGTCCTGAGGTGATGATGAGGCAGGCAACTCAAGAATTACTCAGGAAGGGTTTTAAGACCAACAGGATCTATCTATCTCTAGAGAGAAGGATGAAGTGCGGTGTAGGATTATGCGGTCACTGTCAGATGGGCCCTTACT
- a CDS encoding aspartate/glutamate racemase family protein, with protein sequence MFGWRGRIGLIIPSSNTTMESEFWRMAPEGVSIHAARVRLSEVLPTTLREMADESVKAAEDLATAEVDVIVYGCTTGSLLEGVGWELSLRERIERASRVKTITAAEAVVKALKSLDVKRVVIATPYVEELNVRERKFLEDNGFEVPKVEGLGLVKNAEIGRQPPWVAYRLALKAIEGVSVDGIFISCTNFRTLEVVNALEDRAGLPVVTSNTASFWLAMRSIGIREGMGYGKLLKEVKNASP encoded by the coding sequence ATGTTTGGTTGGCGTGGAAGGATCGGGCTTATAATTCCCTCCTCTAACACCACCATGGAATCTGAGTTCTGGAGGATGGCTCCCGAGGGTGTCAGCATTCATGCGGCTCGGGTTCGCCTATCCGAGGTGCTCCCAACTACTTTAAGAGAGATGGCTGATGAGAGCGTTAAGGCTGCTGAGGATCTCGCCACAGCAGAAGTGGACGTGATTGTGTATGGATGTACGACAGGCTCCCTCCTGGAGGGGGTAGGGTGGGAGTTAAGTCTGAGGGAAAGAATAGAGAGGGCGTCCAGAGTTAAGACCATAACAGCGGCTGAGGCCGTGGTCAAAGCGCTAAAATCTCTTGATGTAAAGAGGGTGGTTATTGCCACACCATATGTAGAGGAACTCAACGTAAGGGAGAGAAAGTTCCTAGAGGATAACGGCTTCGAAGTTCCTAAGGTGGAAGGTCTAGGGCTGGTTAAAAACGCTGAGATAGGTCGCCAACCTCCTTGGGTAGCGTATAGACTGGCACTGAAGGCTATTGAAGGGGTTTCGGTAGATGGAATCTTCATAAGTTGCACTAACTTTAGGACCTTGGAGGTTGTAAACGCTCTTGAAGATAGGGCCGGGCTACCCGTCGTTACAAGTAATACTGCGTCCTTCTGGCTAGCTATGAGGAGTATAGGGATACGTGAAGGCATGGGCTACGGCAAGCTCCTGAAGGAGGTCAAGAACGCAAGTCCCTAA
- a CDS encoding four-carbon acid sugar kinase family protein, translating to MKVFRSVLIIADDFTGANDTAAQFSKLGFRTISTLNPNLIAKYLRECSVVAINTESRSDEASEAYRKLYEVGLRIKHYDDILLYKKIDSTLRGNVTEEIRGLFDSVQPDLVIFAPAYPKQGRTTIRGVHLVNGIPVDQTFFGRDPRTPVKSSYIPSFFSNAFEKLYTHVFLEDLRSGEFRSRLYAYKVISFDVENENDLKSIVESLMEFNGRVLWVGSAGLSETLAYNVIVGSPAGKPTLLVVGSLNDVTRRQLASFIGKFSCKLVKLSIKSLLANFEEEHSRTMSQVAEALKMGIDVVVTTSYDSTQVNEGKAAASEMGLSSSELGARIAEGLGRIASGIVREFGTKAFSGVFVTGGDTAMSLMKNMNVDSLEIVGEVEPGVPLLRSGDLYIVTKAGGFGKDSTIIRIVARVKGESRHVTS from the coding sequence ATGAAGGTTTTCAGGTCGGTCCTGATAATCGCTGACGACTTCACCGGAGCTAACGACACCGCCGCACAGTTCTCAAAGCTAGGGTTTAGAACAATCTCCACATTAAATCCAAACCTGATTGCTAAGTACTTACGTGAGTGCAGCGTCGTAGCCATCAACACAGAGAGCAGGTCCGACGAGGCTTCAGAAGCCTATAGAAAGTTGTATGAAGTTGGGCTTAGGATCAAGCACTACGATGATATTCTACTATATAAGAAAATCGACTCCACACTGAGAGGTAACGTGACTGAAGAGATTAGAGGACTCTTCGACTCTGTACAGCCTGACCTAGTGATTTTTGCACCAGCATACCCGAAGCAAGGCAGGACCACAATAAGGGGTGTGCATCTGGTGAATGGGATTCCAGTGGACCAGACATTCTTTGGCAGAGACCCCAGAACTCCGGTTAAGAGCTCCTACATACCTTCGTTCTTCAGCAATGCCTTCGAGAAGTTATACACTCATGTCTTTCTAGAGGACCTCAGATCCGGTGAGTTCAGGAGCAGGTTGTACGCTTATAAAGTGATTTCCTTCGACGTAGAGAACGAAAACGACCTGAAGTCCATAGTAGAGTCTCTGATGGAGTTTAATGGAAGAGTCCTGTGGGTCGGCTCAGCTGGCCTCTCAGAGACGTTGGCTTATAATGTGATAGTTGGAAGTCCTGCTGGAAAACCTACATTACTCGTCGTGGGATCACTTAACGACGTTACCAGAAGACAGTTAGCCAGCTTCATTGGGAAGTTCAGCTGCAAACTTGTCAAACTAAGTATTAAGAGCTTACTCGCGAATTTCGAGGAGGAGCATTCCAGGACTATGAGTCAGGTAGCGGAAGCTTTAAAGATGGGAATAGACGTCGTGGTGACGACTTCATATGATTCAACTCAGGTTAACGAGGGGAAGGCAGCCGCTTCTGAGATGGGACTCTCCTCCTCCGAGCTCGGCGCTAGAATAGCTGAGGGCCTCGGCAGAATCGCATCTGGCATAGTGAGGGAATTCGGCACGAAAGCCTTCAGCGGTGTTTTCGTAACGGGAGGCGACACTGCCATGTCATTGATGAAGAACATGAACGTTGACTCGCTAGAAATAGTAGGTGAGGTCGAGCCAGGCGTCCCCCTCCTGAGGTCTGGAGATCTCTACATAGTAACCAAGGCAGGGGGTTTCGGTAAAGACTCAACCATAATACGTATAGTTGCTAGAGTCAAGGGTGAGTCACGTCATGTCACATCGTAA
- a CDS encoding M20 family metallo-hydrolase, producing the protein MGNSLGSLDCRDRPGGCINLKRLKESLVESGRFGRNPPVRVENYEDLDLGKGVTRPTGSEADRMVRDYAVRLMEEAGLEVRVDVVGNIFGRLEGAKTRVGAVMMGSHLDSVINGGQFDGALGVFGAIEAVRSLIEEGFINERPIEIVVFTGEEGSAFKPSLLGSSVLVGKLRSEEALSARNDEGVTLEEALDRIGYKGDFVRNLDDVEYMVELHIEQGPVLWREGVSLGVVENITGITWLAATIEGEANHAGTTPMTMRKDALVAAAEIVQLINRRAKEIGPTTVGTVGRLNVHPNGINIIPGRVEMGIDIRDVIQDNMLMFRDEVIEKLKQLEVGYGVKVDVQTLFTHKPAPLSPEVISAVEDAAARVGVRSKRMNSGAGHDSQNMAERVKTGMIFVPSVRGISHSPLEWTDWNDVGTGVQVLKETIKLLSTKPHKVTQSTTT; encoded by the coding sequence GTGGGTAATAGCTTAGGTTCTTTAGATTGTAGGGATCGCCCAGGGGGTTGCATAAACCTTAAGAGGCTTAAGGAGAGCCTCGTGGAGTCGGGTAGGTTTGGGAGGAACCCACCGGTTAGGGTGGAGAATTACGAGGATCTCGATTTGGGGAAGGGGGTGACTAGACCAACGGGCAGTGAAGCCGATAGGATGGTGAGGGACTATGCTGTGAGGCTCATGGAGGAAGCAGGACTTGAGGTTAGGGTTGATGTCGTTGGAAACATATTCGGCAGACTGGAAGGGGCAAAAACAAGAGTAGGTGCTGTTATGATGGGTTCCCACCTAGACAGCGTCATAAACGGCGGTCAGTTCGACGGCGCTTTAGGAGTGTTTGGAGCTATCGAGGCCGTCAGGAGCTTGATAGAGGAGGGCTTCATTAACGAAAGGCCAATAGAGATCGTCGTGTTCACAGGGGAAGAGGGCTCGGCCTTCAAACCATCACTCCTAGGTAGTTCGGTTCTGGTGGGGAAGCTAAGGAGTGAAGAGGCCCTAAGTGCTAGGAATGATGAAGGAGTTACTTTAGAGGAGGCCCTGGATAGGATAGGATATAAGGGGGACTTCGTGAGAAATCTGGACGATGTAGAGTATATGGTTGAGTTACATATAGAGCAAGGGCCCGTCCTCTGGAGGGAGGGGGTGTCATTAGGGGTTGTGGAGAACATAACCGGCATAACATGGCTTGCAGCAACTATAGAGGGTGAAGCCAACCACGCTGGAACAACTCCCATGACAATGCGTAAGGACGCCCTAGTAGCAGCGGCTGAAATTGTTCAGTTGATTAATAGACGTGCGAAGGAAATAGGTCCAACTACAGTCGGGACTGTCGGCAGGTTAAACGTCCACCCCAATGGAATCAACATAATCCCAGGCAGGGTGGAGATGGGTATAGACATCAGGGACGTCATTCAGGATAACATGCTCATGTTCAGGGATGAGGTGATAGAGAAGCTTAAGCAGCTGGAAGTAGGATATGGAGTCAAGGTTGACGTACAGACCCTCTTCACCCATAAACCAGCTCCTCTCTCGCCGGAGGTAATCAGCGCCGTTGAGGATGCTGCTGCGCGGGTTGGCGTACGATCGAAAAGAATGAATAGCGGTGCTGGACACGATTCCCAGAACATGGCGGAAAGGGTTAAGACGGGCATGATATTCGTTCCGAGTGTTAGGGGGATCAGCCACTCACCGCTTGAGTGGACTGACTGGAATGACGTTGGAACGGGCGTGCAGGTCCTCAAGGAAACAATAAAACTGTTAAGTACCAAACCCCATAAGGTAACGCAATCCACTACAACTTAA
- a CDS encoding 4Fe-4S dicluster domain-containing protein: MSVSGLYVGHTKGIEMIFNELKRLDYVVVGYKVEEDVLKLRELNSFEELASGVEDVQNPGRYYLVRGKFSRHGPDSLKRFFYPPTLTLFSISPKWDMSMPDYVNRKIAFLGIKPCDLVALKVLDRVLLNVDEYYTRLRRNTALIIENCTAPGNTCFCATMSTGPRARDSFDLAYTRLDSRLVLEAGSDLGLRLLSLLEVEPIDDSTYRDFETVMRKASEKARAGFELSELPELLELNIGSKAFKEVAGKCLGCANCNMVCPTCFCFDVLDVPKIDGFADRVRVWDGCLNFTYAQVAGGHFRSDLWARYRHFVLHKFTYWIKQFGTYGCVGCGRCITWCPTGIDLRESVKKVLRGDVDE, translated from the coding sequence ATGTCTGTCTCAGGACTATATGTAGGTCACACTAAAGGGATAGAGATGATCTTCAACGAGTTAAAGCGGCTTGATTATGTCGTAGTTGGGTATAAGGTGGAGGAGGATGTGCTGAAGTTACGCGAGCTCAATTCCTTCGAAGAACTCGCATCGGGGGTTGAGGACGTACAGAATCCAGGTAGGTATTACCTTGTCAGGGGTAAGTTCTCTAGACACGGTCCCGACTCACTCAAGAGATTCTTCTATCCACCGACCCTAACCCTCTTCAGCATCTCACCCAAGTGGGACATGAGTATGCCGGACTATGTGAATCGTAAGATAGCTTTCCTTGGCATAAAGCCCTGTGATCTGGTAGCCCTCAAAGTGCTTGACAGAGTGCTCCTAAATGTTGACGAGTACTACACACGACTCAGAAGGAATACAGCTCTCATAATAGAGAACTGTACAGCACCTGGTAATACCTGTTTCTGCGCTACTATGAGTACCGGACCTAGAGCCAGAGATTCCTTTGATTTGGCTTATACTAGGCTAGACAGTAGGTTAGTTCTAGAGGCTGGGAGTGATCTCGGGCTGAGACTCCTCAGCTTACTGGAGGTAGAGCCCATAGATGACTCCACCTACAGGGACTTCGAAACAGTAATGCGTAAAGCTAGTGAGAAGGCTAGAGCAGGTTTTGAATTGAGCGAGTTGCCTGAGTTGCTTGAACTGAACATAGGATCGAAAGCCTTCAAGGAGGTGGCAGGAAAATGCTTGGGTTGCGCTAACTGCAACATGGTATGCCCAACATGCTTCTGCTTCGATGTGCTTGACGTGCCTAAGATTGACGGGTTCGCTGACAGAGTCAGAGTGTGGGACGGTTGCCTGAACTTCACCTACGCTCAGGTGGCGGGAGGGCACTTCAGGTCAGATCTATGGGCCAGGTACAGACATTTTGTACTACATAAATTCACCTACTGGATAAAACAATTCGGTACCTATGGTTGTGTAGGTTGTGGAAGGTGTATCACGTGGTGTCCCACAGGAATAGATCTCAGGGAGTCCGTGAAGAAGGTTCTCAGGGGCGATGTTGATGAGTAG
- a CDS encoding 2-keto-3-deoxygluconate permease yields the protein MYGPHSYRGDVVVVKLWDSINKVPGGLMVIPLIIGSLVRTFFPDFLNLGSFTTALFRDSALPLIALLIFATGANTSLKVAGIVAAKTAALMTAKTFLPALLVVGYGLVFGRVELLPGLSLLALMAGTINSNGGLWIALSSKYGNQTDVGAYIASALNDGPFFTMLFLGLAGLANIPAQYLLAAILPYLLGLALGNLDPKIAEIFKPTSSITIPFFAFALGAGINISALGQGFVGGIVIGLLSTFLTGSLGYLVYKTFFKKDTNPGVGFAIGTTAGNSVAVPALVAQADPSYQAFVPTATAATGMAVLITAVLTPIVTHYLVMRENRRAG from the coding sequence ATGTATGGACCACATTCTTACAGGGGTGATGTAGTAGTGGTAAAACTATGGGACTCGATCAATAAAGTTCCAGGCGGTTTGATGGTTATACCACTAATAATAGGCTCACTGGTTAGGACGTTCTTCCCAGACTTCCTAAACCTCGGTAGTTTCACGACAGCCCTTTTCAGAGACAGTGCACTGCCTCTGATAGCCTTGCTCATCTTTGCCACTGGAGCGAACACCTCACTTAAGGTCGCCGGGATCGTGGCTGCGAAGACTGCTGCTCTGATGACTGCGAAGACCTTCCTGCCTGCATTGCTGGTCGTGGGTTACGGGTTGGTGTTCGGTAGGGTTGAGTTACTGCCCGGACTTTCGCTACTGGCTTTGATGGCGGGTACGATAAACTCCAACGGCGGTCTGTGGATAGCCCTCTCGTCGAAATACGGTAATCAGACCGACGTTGGTGCTTACATTGCTTCGGCGCTGAATGACGGTCCTTTCTTCACCATGCTGTTCCTCGGTTTAGCCGGTCTGGCGAACATACCTGCTCAATACCTGCTTGCGGCGATTCTTCCATACCTACTGGGTCTAGCGCTCGGCAATCTCGATCCAAAGATAGCAGAGATATTCAAGCCCACGAGCAGCATAACCATACCGTTCTTCGCGTTCGCGCTGGGTGCAGGGATAAACATAAGTGCGTTGGGTCAGGGTTTCGTCGGTGGGATAGTGATAGGATTACTCTCCACCTTCCTCACAGGGTCTCTAGGATATCTAGTCTATAAGACCTTCTTCAAGAAAGACACCAACCCTGGCGTGGGCTTCGCCATAGGAACCACGGCAGGGAACAGTGTGGCTGTCCCGGCACTAGTCGCTCAAGCCGACCCTAGCTATCAGGCGTTCGTCCCCACTGCAACGGCCGCCACTGGAATGGCGGTCCTCATAACTGCTGTCCTGACCCCCATAGTGACTCACTACCTTGTGATGAGGGAGAACAGGAGGGCAGGCTGA
- the guaA gene encoding glutamine-hydrolyzing GMP synthase — protein sequence MCHVPSNLSPESFIAEKVEWLRREIGGEEAIVALSGGVDSSVTAVLGFRAIGNRLKAVFLEDGFMRLGEAERVKSVFKDLGLEVRVFDVSEEFIGALSGVRDAEEKRKRFRDTFYKVFSRIAKEYRVNIVLQGTIAADIVETKGGVKTQHNVLEQVGINPLTSYGFRVLEPIKDLYKSQVRLVAKALGLPDEIVRRRPFPGPGLSVRILGEVTREKLSIIKKATAIVEEELRDIECFQAFPVLLEGRATGVSPEGMRKYGYIVALRVVESQDALTAKYLRLEWGRLERVRDRILSEVPEVARVLYDITDKPPATIEFE from the coding sequence GTGTGTCATGTGCCGAGTAACTTAAGTCCTGAGTCTTTCATAGCGGAGAAGGTTGAGTGGCTTAGAAGGGAGATAGGAGGAGAGGAGGCTATAGTAGCCCTCTCCGGCGGTGTGGACAGTTCCGTGACTGCTGTGCTGGGTTTCAGAGCTATCGGCAACAGGTTAAAAGCAGTCTTTCTAGAGGATGGATTCATGAGGTTGGGTGAGGCAGAGAGAGTCAAGAGTGTGTTCAAAGACCTCGGACTGGAGGTACGAGTGTTCGACGTGTCGGAGGAGTTCATAGGGGCTTTAAGCGGTGTTAGGGATGCTGAGGAGAAGAGGAAACGCTTCCGTGATACGTTCTACAAGGTCTTCTCAAGAATCGCTAAGGAGTACAGGGTCAACATCGTATTGCAGGGTACTATAGCTGCTGATATTGTGGAGACGAAAGGAGGTGTTAAGACTCAGCATAACGTTCTCGAGCAAGTTGGCATAAACCCGCTCACGAGCTATGGCTTCAGAGTTCTCGAGCCAATCAAGGATCTCTACAAGAGTCAGGTCAGGCTCGTGGCTAAGGCTTTAGGATTGCCTGACGAGATAGTGAGGCGCAGACCATTCCCCGGTCCCGGCCTCTCAGTGAGGATCCTGGGTGAGGTTACAAGAGAGAAACTCTCGATAATAAAGAAAGCCACAGCAATAGTCGAGGAGGAGCTGAGGGATATCGAGTGCTTCCAGGCCTTCCCAGTCCTATTGGAGGGAAGGGCTACTGGGGTTAGCCCTGAGGGTATGAGGAAATACGGATACATCGTAGCGTTGAGGGTGGTTGAGTCGCAAGACGCTCTGACCGCCAAATACCTAAGGCTTGAATGGGGGAGGCTCGAGAGAGTAAGGGACAGGATATTGTCGGAGGTGCCTGAGGTGGCGAGAGTACTCTACGATATCACTGACAAGCCTCCAGCGACCATAGAGTTTGAGTAG
- the pdxA gene encoding 4-hydroxythreonine-4-phosphate dehydrogenase PdxA → MSHVMSHRKVIIGITMGDPAGSGPELTLKALRKADYDIAKYVIIGSHKVLLKALSIVGFRNLSMFKVDDPTMLPDEPNVIGVYDLDNVDLSRLVYGKPSVMGGRASYDYIVKSVDLALRGLVDAIVTMPISKESLNMAGHNYPGHTELLAELTRAREVRMMLAARHLRAVHVTTHIPLRKVPDSVRKERILKTIELTYEYLRNYFNILEPRLAVAGLNPHSGEGGLFGDEEIKEIIPAVEEAKSKGLNVLGPYPPDTVFYRAYYNKEFDAVVAMYHDQGHIAVKMVGFMEGVNVTLGLPIIRVSPDHGTVWGKAGKGTADETASYEAIKLAVELAKNKVSKQMP, encoded by the coding sequence GTGAGTCACGTCATGTCACATCGTAAGGTGATAATAGGAATCACCATGGGTGATCCGGCTGGTTCAGGTCCTGAGCTGACCTTGAAGGCATTGCGTAAGGCTGACTACGACATCGCTAAGTACGTCATCATAGGCAGCCATAAGGTGCTTCTGAAAGCTTTGAGTATTGTCGGGTTTAGAAACCTAAGCATGTTCAAGGTTGACGACCCAACTATGCTTCCTGACGAGCCTAACGTGATTGGGGTGTATGACCTGGATAACGTTGACTTAAGCAGGCTTGTGTACGGCAAGCCCTCTGTCATGGGCGGGAGGGCCTCGTACGACTATATAGTGAAGTCAGTTGACCTAGCGTTAAGAGGTCTAGTGGACGCTATCGTGACAATGCCTATAAGCAAGGAAAGCCTCAACATGGCCGGCCACAACTACCCTGGTCACACGGAGCTGTTGGCAGAGCTGACCAGGGCGAGGGAGGTCAGGATGATGTTGGCCGCGAGGCACCTGAGAGCTGTTCACGTAACAACTCATATTCCTCTGAGGAAGGTCCCGGATTCTGTGAGAAAGGAACGGATTCTGAAGACCATAGAGTTGACTTACGAGTATCTCAGGAACTACTTTAATATACTAGAACCCAGGCTTGCTGTGGCAGGATTGAACCCACATTCAGGCGAGGGTGGGTTATTCGGCGACGAGGAAATTAAAGAGATAATACCAGCTGTAGAAGAGGCTAAGAGTAAAGGTCTCAACGTGTTAGGACCCTATCCACCGGACACCGTGTTCTATAGGGCGTATTACAACAAGGAGTTCGACGCCGTGGTGGCAATGTATCATGATCAGGGACACATAGCGGTGAAGATGGTGGGCTTCATGGAGGGGGTCAACGTAACGTTGGGTCTCCCTATAATCAGGGTATCCCCGGATCACGGCACCGTGTGGGGTAAGGCGGGTAAAGGCACTGCAGACGAGACTGCCTCCTACGAAGCGATTAAATTAGCTGTGGAGCTTGCTAAAAACAAGGTCAGCAAACAAATGCCATGA